CAGGTGATTTCCAGCGCGCCCACGCCGTCCAGCTGCACCACATCCTTCACCTTGCCGGTGGGCAGCAGGCCGGAACACACCGAACCGGCGGTATCCAGAAAGTTGATGGTGATGGGCGAGGCGCTGCCAGGCACGCCGTCGATACGGGCTTCGCCGTCGTAGCGCATCTGGCCGCCCGGCGTTTGTACCGTCACGTCGCACTGCATGCCGGTATTGAGGGTGAGCACGCGGAAGGTGCTGGTTTCGCCCTGCGCCGTTACCAGTCCGCGCTCCAGCGCAAAGGGAACCACCGCCGCCAGCATATTGCCGCAGTTGGGGGTGGTATCCACCGTGTCCTTGTCCGGCTGCAGCTGGGCAAACAGGAAGTCCAGATCCACACCGGGCTGACTGCCGCGGGAGATGATGCCGACCTTGCTGGTCAGCGGGTGTGCTCCACCCAGACCGTCAATCTGGCGGCGGTCGGGAGAGCCCATGACAGCGAGCAGCACACGGTCGCGCAATGCCTGATCCTGCGGCAGGTCGTCTGCCAGGAAGAAGGGCCCGCGTGAGGTACCGCCACGCATGAACAGAGTCGGGATAGAGGTTTGCATGCGAGGATTGTGTTCCCGCGCATTGCATAAAAAAAGAGCGCTATCGCTCTAGCAGATATAGCAGTTTGCTATACATCGAGCACAGCAATGGTAATGGCCCGACTGGCGGGCCAGCTATGAAAAAACAGCGTAAATCAGGACTTGAAGTACAGCGAACCCAGCGAGGCTTCACCCAGCTCGCGCGCGGCATCCTGCAACAGGCTGCCCAGCTCCGGCAGGCGCTCGGCCGGAATGCGGCTGGTGGGGCCGGCCAGTGTTACCACGCCCACCACCTTCTGGTTGAGCGGGTTGATGATGGGCGCAGCCAGCGAGGTCATGCCCGGTTCGTAACTGTCCACCGCCACCGCATGGCCACGCTTGCGGGTGGCATGCAGCACCTCCAGAAAGGCGGCAATGGTGCGCGGGGCATTGGGGCCGTAGTCGTAACCATTGCCAAAGCCCTGCCGGGCGACAATCTGCAAGGCCTGTTCATCGTCCAGCCTGGATAGCCAGGCCGGGCCGCTGGCGGTACAGAACAGCGGCGGGTTGCTGCCCATGTCCGGGTCGTAGCGCAGGCCGGAGCGTGCGCCCTGCGCCT
The sequence above is drawn from the Aquitalea denitrificans genome and encodes:
- a CDS encoding 4-oxalomesaconate tautomerase; amino-acid sequence: MQTSIPTLFMRGGTSRGPFFLADDLPQDQALRDRVLLAVMGSPDRRQIDGLGGAHPLTSKVGIISRGSQPGVDLDFLFAQLQPDKDTVDTTPNCGNMLAAVVPFALERGLVTAQGETSTFRVLTLNTGMQCDVTVQTPGGQMRYDGEARIDGVPGSASPITINFLDTAGSVCSGLLPTGKVKDVVQLDGVGALEITCIDNGMPLVMLRAADLGRSGYESVAELNADTELKTRLEALRLQCGHLMGLGDVSNKTYPKMCLIAPPRDGGSISTRCFIPHVCHDAIGVLAAVTVGTACVLEGSVTDGIAQMQAGHQHLVSVEHPTGEFSVDLELDPENPQHVIRAALLRTARLIMRGEVMIPSAIWKGQQA
- a CDS encoding IclR family transcriptional regulator, whose amino-acid sequence is MAGSMERSLAILELLARNGGQLPLHVIADTLNMPRSGAHRLLAMLIEQGYVRQHAEKGEYQLSLKLVSLGLIYLSTSGVADVSQPILENLARSSGELARLGIIENELITFVAKAQGARSGLRYDPDMGSNPPLFCTASGPAWLSRLDDEQALQIVARQGFGNGYDYGPNAPRTIAAFLEVLHATRKRGHAVAVDSYEPGMTSLAAPIINPLNQKVVGVVTLAGPTSRIPAERLPELGSLLQDAARELGEASLGSLYFKS